The following are from one region of the Pseudomonas putida genome:
- a CDS encoding tail protein X has protein sequence MAMICRTSDGDVLDAICFHYYGHLSGTVEAVLSANPGLAVESQPYRAGVLITLPELARTDQLTVQLWD, from the coding sequence ATGGCGATGATCTGTCGAACGTCTGATGGCGATGTTCTCGACGCTATCTGTTTCCACTACTACGGGCACCTGAGTGGCACGGTGGAGGCGGTACTGAGCGCCAATCCGGGGCTTGCTGTCGAATCCCAGCCCTACCGTGCCGGGGTGCTGATCACCCTTCCCGAACTGGCTAGAACTGACCAGCTGACCGTCCAGCTGTGGGACTAG
- a CDS encoding phage tail protein — MAYMEQLQGSLKSLAAAGEAGRRAVDGMIGPMNGAVTQMRGAVSELETLPVVGELIGGQLNRVMGSITQAQAKVGKVLAIYNQASNAVTQVQERVAEFGEQADRAKKAISNIADKYNQAGGISGMLSNFSLSEMFSSASIRPKEDPPKEAIKAFPHLLILQPQSVKAEPFYFNLDTAAFEELRRKTSFRWAAQERLARRSAQQAVGIGDERLTLKGVIFPSFRGGLGQLDTLRSIGGQLQPLGLTTGYGQVLGNWCLTDIEEEQPTLLQGGIPRKQAFTLEFTRYGDDLSNV, encoded by the coding sequence ATGGCTTACATGGAGCAGCTGCAGGGCAGCTTAAAGTCGCTTGCCGCTGCGGGAGAGGCTGGCCGCCGCGCGGTGGACGGCATGATTGGCCCCATGAATGGGGCCGTTACTCAGATGAGAGGGGCGGTTTCCGAGCTGGAAACTCTGCCGGTGGTGGGAGAGCTGATCGGCGGCCAGTTGAACCGGGTCATGGGCAGCATCACCCAAGCCCAGGCCAAAGTCGGCAAGGTATTGGCCATCTACAACCAGGCCAGCAACGCGGTCACGCAAGTCCAGGAACGGGTGGCCGAGTTTGGCGAGCAGGCAGACCGGGCAAAGAAGGCCATTTCTAACATCGCGGACAAGTACAACCAGGCCGGCGGCATCAGCGGCATGCTGTCCAATTTTTCGCTGTCGGAAATGTTCTCCAGCGCCTCGATCCGCCCCAAGGAAGACCCGCCCAAAGAAGCTATCAAGGCGTTTCCCCACCTGCTTATCCTGCAGCCTCAGAGCGTCAAGGCGGAGCCGTTCTACTTCAACCTGGACACGGCGGCCTTTGAGGAGCTGCGGCGCAAAACCTCGTTCCGCTGGGCTGCTCAGGAGCGCCTGGCCCGACGCTCTGCGCAGCAGGCGGTGGGCATTGGCGATGAGCGCCTGACGCTCAAGGGTGTCATTTTCCCCTCGTTCCGTGGAGGCCTTGGCCAGCTCGACACCTTGCGCAGCATCGGCGGCCAGCTGCAGCCGCTCGGGCTGACCACCGGCTATGGCCAGGTGCTGGGCAATTGGTGTCTGACCGATATCGAGGAAGAACAACCTACGCTCCTGCAGGGCGGAATCCCGCGCAAGCAGGCATTCACCTTGGAGTTCACACGCTATGGCGATGATCTGTCGAACGTCTGA
- a CDS encoding phage tail assembly protein, with the protein MSITNTTPSWLNIEGGRAVVSLSVPLEVYGEVRQALTMRCPTVREDLMVAHQAGDNDEQRELLMLGSLCELTEDQLTALQVRDYRRLQRAYKELLGDDSGENPAWLKLTLEHAVVRLMEPIERDGVKVDHLTLQSPSIRLSREVEAEAGDDNSKLEMLLFQRLTDTTPAELHSLTTRDYNRVRAAYFRLVHQDGV; encoded by the coding sequence ATGTCCATTACCAACACTACCCCTTCCTGGCTCAACATCGAGGGCGGTCGCGCCGTTGTGTCGCTGAGCGTGCCCCTGGAGGTTTACGGCGAGGTGCGCCAGGCGCTGACCATGCGCTGTCCGACCGTGCGCGAAGACCTCATGGTGGCGCATCAGGCCGGGGACAACGACGAGCAGCGCGAATTGCTCATGTTGGGATCGCTGTGCGAGCTGACCGAGGATCAGCTGACCGCTCTGCAGGTGCGCGACTACCGCCGCCTGCAGCGGGCCTACAAGGAGCTGCTGGGCGATGACAGCGGCGAGAATCCGGCATGGCTCAAGCTGACCCTGGAGCATGCGGTGGTGCGCCTGATGGAGCCTATCGAGCGCGATGGCGTGAAGGTCGACCACCTGACGCTGCAATCGCCCTCGATCCGTCTGAGCCGTGAGGTGGAGGCCGAGGCCGGCGACGACAATAGCAAGCTGGAAATGCTGCTGTTCCAACGCCTGACCGATACCACGCCGGCCGAGCTGCATTCGCTGACCACCCGCGATTACAACCGTGTGCGCGCGGCCTACTTTCGCCTGGTCCACCAAGACGGGGTTTAA
- a CDS encoding phage major tail tube protein, giving the protein MAVIPEVLFNMSASVGGVSLQGDVPSLTLPKLTVKTDEYRGGGMDAPIEMDMGLEKLEASFTSNGMRRETLKFFGEFDQSGFNCVFRGSFKGRGGATKAVVATLRGALKEIDPGDWKVGEKAEMKHSIAVSYYKLEVGGRVIYEIDPVNCIRVIDGVDQLASVRADLAI; this is encoded by the coding sequence ATGGCTGTTATTCCAGAAGTTTTGTTCAACATGAGCGCGTCGGTGGGCGGTGTCAGCCTGCAGGGCGATGTGCCGTCGCTGACCTTGCCCAAGCTCACGGTCAAGACCGACGAATATCGCGGCGGCGGCATGGACGCGCCGATTGAGATGGACATGGGGCTGGAGAAGCTGGAGGCCAGCTTTACCTCCAACGGCATGCGCCGAGAAACCCTCAAGTTTTTCGGTGAGTTTGACCAGTCCGGATTCAACTGCGTGTTCCGGGGCAGTTTCAAAGGGCGTGGAGGGGCCACCAAGGCGGTGGTCGCCACCCTGCGCGGCGCGCTCAAGGAAATCGATCCGGGAGACTGGAAGGTTGGTGAGAAGGCCGAAATGAAGCACAGCATCGCGGTGAGCTACTACAAGCTGGAAGTCGGCGGCCGCGTCATCTACGAAATCGACCCTGTGAACTGCATCCGCGTTATCGACGGTGTCGACCAACTGGCCAGCGTTCGCGCTGACCTCGCCATTTAA
- a CDS encoding phage tail sheath family protein encodes MPNFFHGVTTSLVNSGARTISVPSSSVIGIVDVYTPGVGLVEPNTPVLIVSDREAVAAFGPNSPMTKACLQILDQAKAVIIAVGVTSAGTPASITSAVIGGVAADGKRSGLQALLDAKSLFNQHPRLLLAPKHSATKAVATAMDTLADKLEAMGLIDGPGTTDEAAIAYATEFGSKRLYMVDPGVKKWSVTSNDDEGLAASPVAAGLFAQTDANIGFWASPSNKEIKNITGTVRAVEYLDNDPTCRANLLNNANITTIIRDGGYRLWGNRTLSSDSKWAFVTRVRTVDMVMAAVRAGMKWAVDLGITKSYVKDVTETVQAFMRDLKAAGAVIDFEVYADTERNTASQLAQGKIIWVIRFTDVPPAENPIFEIEVTDEYLTQVLDVA; translated from the coding sequence ATGCCTAACTTTTTCCATGGTGTGACCACTTCGCTGGTGAATTCCGGGGCGCGCACCATCAGCGTGCCCTCGTCGTCGGTGATCGGCATTGTCGACGTTTACACCCCAGGTGTTGGCCTGGTTGAGCCCAACACGCCCGTGCTGATTGTCAGCGACCGAGAGGCCGTGGCGGCGTTCGGTCCTAACTCGCCAATGACCAAAGCTTGTCTGCAGATTCTCGACCAGGCCAAGGCCGTGATCATTGCCGTGGGTGTTACGTCCGCCGGTACACCGGCCAGCATCACCAGCGCCGTGATTGGCGGTGTGGCGGCTGATGGCAAGCGCAGCGGACTGCAGGCCCTGCTCGATGCCAAAAGCCTGTTCAACCAGCACCCACGGCTGCTGCTGGCACCCAAGCACTCGGCCACCAAGGCGGTGGCCACCGCTATGGATACCCTGGCGGATAAGCTGGAGGCCATGGGCCTGATCGATGGGCCGGGCACCACTGACGAGGCGGCTATTGCCTATGCCACCGAGTTTGGCAGCAAGCGGCTGTACATGGTCGACCCCGGCGTCAAGAAGTGGAGCGTTACCAGTAACGACGACGAGGGCCTGGCAGCGTCGCCAGTGGCGGCCGGCCTGTTCGCGCAGACCGATGCCAACATCGGTTTCTGGGCTTCGCCGTCCAACAAGGAAATCAAGAACATAACCGGCACCGTGCGGGCGGTCGAGTACCTGGACAACGACCCGACTTGCCGGGCCAACCTGCTCAACAACGCCAATATCACCACCATCATTCGCGACGGCGGCTATCGCCTGTGGGGCAACCGCACGCTGTCCAGCGACAGCAAGTGGGCATTCGTCACGCGGGTGCGCACCGTCGACATGGTGATGGCGGCCGTTCGTGCCGGCATGAAATGGGCCGTCGACCTCGGGATCACCAAAAGCTATGTCAAGGATGTGACCGAGACGGTGCAGGCCTTCATGCGCGACCTCAAGGCCGCCGGGGCGGTGATCGACTTCGAGGTCTACGCCGACACCGAGCGCAACACGGCCAGCCAGCTGGCCCAGGGCAAAATCATTTGGGTGATCCGCTTCACTGATGTGCCGCCTGCCGAGAACCCGATTTTTGAAATCGAGGTGACCGACGAATACCTGACCCAAGTTCTCGACGTAGCCTAA
- a CDS encoding phage tail protein, which produces MADTDAIYVAMLTDAGAAALAKAIATKTTLKITRMAVGDGNGSTPLPSKLQKKLIHEVFRVNLNRLSVESGRPVIVAEGILQPEVGGWWVREVGLYDDTGVLIAVASYPATFKPLQEQGSGRTQVIRLLIQVSSTANVQILQDPNTVTATLAVVQEAISQGEAATARALATERTISLKGDATGAAKFNGAGDAAINVTLANSGVQAGTYSKVRVSAKGLVLEGAELTAADIPSLDATKITTGTLSRPTTGNAGSATKLQTPRLFTFDGDVGGQAQFDGAKDVAITLSLGSTGVQAGTYSKVRVSAKGLVLEGAALTAADIPSLDATKITTGTLSRPTTGNAGSATKLQTGRTLSFTGDATGQGVFDGSQNLSIALSLAGLNAGKINSGILPIVRGGTGGGTAADARQALNAAIRSQFSGAPNGFYWDTDNGFMAQWGRVGIGDLPTQFYEYQIWFHSGGFSAAPFIVIPVIYHNSNPGVPAATLTPAIMAGKTTGESFNIMIGEWAGSQQDFSLYWFAIGFRAG; this is translated from the coding sequence ATGGCAGATACAGATGCGATTTACGTCGCCATGCTGACTGACGCGGGCGCGGCTGCGCTGGCGAAAGCCATCGCCACCAAGACCACCCTCAAGATCACCCGCATGGCGGTAGGGGATGGCAACGGCAGTACGCCGCTACCCTCCAAGCTGCAGAAAAAGCTGATTCATGAGGTGTTCCGGGTCAACCTCAACCGCCTCTCGGTGGAGAGCGGCAGGCCGGTTATCGTGGCCGAGGGCATCCTGCAGCCGGAGGTCGGCGGCTGGTGGGTGCGCGAGGTCGGCCTGTACGACGACACCGGCGTGCTGATTGCGGTGGCCAGCTACCCGGCGACCTTCAAGCCGCTGCAGGAGCAGGGCAGCGGCCGCACCCAGGTGATCCGCCTGCTGATACAGGTGAGCAGCACCGCCAATGTGCAGATTCTGCAGGACCCCAACACGGTAACGGCCACCCTGGCGGTGGTGCAGGAGGCCATCAGCCAGGGCGAGGCCGCTACGGCCCGCGCACTGGCCACCGAGCGCACCATTTCGCTCAAGGGTGATGCCACCGGTGCGGCCAAGTTCAACGGCGCCGGTGACGCGGCGATCAATGTCACCCTGGCCAACTCGGGGGTGCAGGCCGGTACCTATTCCAAGGTGCGGGTCAGCGCCAAGGGTCTGGTACTGGAGGGGGCGGAGCTGACAGCAGCTGATATTCCCAGCCTGGACGCGACCAAGATCACCACCGGCACCCTGAGCCGGCCGACCACCGGCAACGCCGGCAGTGCGACCAAGCTGCAGACACCGCGCCTGTTCACCTTTGACGGTGATGTGGGCGGGCAGGCTCAGTTTGACGGCGCCAAGGATGTGGCCATTACCCTCAGCCTGGGCAGCACCGGTGTGCAGGCCGGTACCTATTCCAAGGTGCGGGTCAGCGCCAAGGGCCTGGTGCTGGAGGGCGCGGCGCTGACGGCTGCGGATATCCCCAGTTTGGACGCGACCAAGATCACCACCGGTACCCTGAGCCGGCCGACCACGGGCAACGCCGGCAGCGCGACCAAGCTGCAGACGGGGCGGACGCTGAGTTTCACCGGTGACGCAACCGGGCAGGGGGTGTTTGACGGCTCGCAGAATCTGTCGATTGCCCTGTCCCTGGCAGGCCTGAACGCGGGCAAGATCAATAGCGGCATCCTGCCTATTGTCCGGGGCGGTACCGGTGGCGGCACAGCCGCAGATGCGCGACAGGCGCTGAATGCGGCGATTCGTTCGCAGTTCTCGGGAGCGCCTAACGGCTTCTATTGGGACACGGACAACGGTTTTATGGCCCAGTGGGGGCGCGTGGGAATAGGGGATTTGCCCACCCAGTTTTATGAGTACCAAATCTGGTTCCACTCGGGTGGATTCTCGGCCGCGCCGTTCATTGTCATTCCGGTGATCTACCACAACAGCAATCCGGGGGTGCCGGCGGCAACCCTGACGCCGGCCATCATGGCGGGCAAAACCACAGGGGAAAGCTTCAACATCATGATTGGTGAATGGGCGGGTTCACAGCAGGATTTCAGCCTGTACTGGTTCGCCATTGGATTCCGAGCGGGCTAG
- a CDS encoding phage tail protein, with protein MFLNPLNSRRPVSQRTALANAVSLIEGHHRFLRKNTGDTVDATVQHYVQNNQGVLSNNRHFIAHSQMEYQPNGDGTTEGQALHILGYAHAYLATKEPRYLEAAIWHWEAYEKYFYAGQPIPDTPQRRICNWIINSKEPVLANWPVDPVEPTHSGFKGVPFAFTNGALSIPHGAPHWGEYLDKATFAFDGALAWGAINAGVRALREDGSTDWDKDGTVYEVDWIIAHTGQKITLDGRVLSEGHTGAEIGRVQLKDNTLNGTHLFNYATRQPVEHGGYLIPRNAVQHNRPLHVPLLGGVNQMGNAADGELWYMDACYLLWRITGEERYKKAMDACLSTAHEYTLIDSTDRFFRQSTVAATPFTDGISYEFAYPSEAKREYGRDSQGYITLQTDMGAQVSIEQQSVWFRVSKNSKVRTSFGGVDQANGALTAKVEVTIAPEKVENTGTRYCYMLPESTSSWQVLQHDIPLSQFYRVAKDDGSEYIMADLRAVVHSADITSQERHVPVIFPGRAGNVVRSFFPGGGNGGWYVIGNYLQPTKKAPLKSITYRADGNFNVRIQDKDGWRWWWMLPATDGVFSTVQIRPEDGTLSGYQPNAAGRPNPSAPNYDELAEMDILLDNDADTNLTFEYYCINELPDLYDGEDGYTMLYRLTLNGQQAFRGLVGDCTVVGYRNDSLAYSPGVIPFSNIYSDGTEQIGAWHGMPYPGYQYPLIFCLDPDTYSVELGNMVDFLYDSQQWYQQKFGVLGPGAAAYIWNRWDNYRYGPADTWTQYHWGDGNAWAGYQPRAMMGACRAWYELVHRGKPVPPKLVAYAENWLRWLVQFVKDSKGILPTDFPTNSVPKPVEDDFTGHMTGLWLAGACLAAMAGSQVADLDVLIEACMDELQANYTVTPIPDHAMNGSWTPDPRLGTDNGMFFGFWAGEILRGLGLYIQYRTLGVGANIYGGPVPA; from the coding sequence ATGTTTCTTAATCCGCTCAACAGCCGGCGGCCGGTCAGCCAGCGCACGGCGCTGGCCAATGCCGTCAGCCTGATCGAGGGCCATCACCGCTTTCTGCGCAAAAACACCGGCGACACCGTCGACGCGACAGTGCAGCACTATGTGCAGAACAACCAAGGTGTGCTGTCGAACAACCGGCATTTCATCGCCCATTCGCAGATGGAGTACCAGCCCAACGGCGACGGCACCACCGAGGGCCAGGCTCTGCATATTCTGGGTTATGCCCATGCCTATCTGGCAACCAAGGAGCCGCGCTATCTGGAGGCCGCCATATGGCACTGGGAGGCCTACGAGAAATATTTCTATGCGGGCCAGCCGATCCCTGACACGCCGCAGCGGCGTATCTGTAACTGGATCATCAATTCAAAGGAGCCGGTGCTGGCCAACTGGCCGGTGGACCCTGTCGAGCCGACGCACAGCGGCTTCAAGGGCGTGCCGTTCGCCTTCACCAATGGCGCCCTGTCGATTCCGCACGGTGCGCCGCACTGGGGCGAGTACCTGGACAAGGCGACGTTTGCTTTTGACGGAGCGCTGGCCTGGGGGGCGATCAATGCCGGCGTGCGCGCGCTGCGTGAAGACGGCTCTACCGACTGGGACAAGGACGGCACGGTGTATGAGGTGGATTGGATCATTGCCCACACCGGCCAGAAAATCACCCTCGACGGCAGGGTGCTGTCAGAAGGGCATACCGGCGCCGAAATCGGCCGGGTGCAGCTCAAGGACAACACCCTGAATGGGACCCACCTGTTCAACTACGCCACCCGGCAACCGGTCGAGCATGGCGGCTACCTGATCCCGCGCAATGCGGTACAGCACAACCGCCCGTTGCATGTGCCGCTGCTGGGCGGGGTCAACCAGATGGGCAACGCTGCAGACGGCGAACTGTGGTACATGGACGCCTGTTATCTGCTGTGGCGTATCACCGGCGAGGAACGCTACAAGAAAGCCATGGACGCCTGCCTGTCCACGGCTCATGAGTACACCCTGATTGACTCCACTGACCGATTTTTCCGGCAGAGCACGGTGGCCGCCACGCCGTTTACAGACGGCATTTCCTACGAGTTCGCCTACCCCAGCGAGGCGAAACGGGAGTACGGCCGCGACTCGCAGGGCTACATCACGCTGCAGACCGATATGGGCGCCCAGGTATCCATCGAGCAGCAATCGGTGTGGTTCCGCGTCAGCAAAAACTCCAAGGTGCGGACCAGTTTCGGCGGGGTCGACCAGGCAAACGGCGCGCTGACAGCCAAGGTCGAGGTCACGATTGCCCCGGAGAAAGTCGAAAACACCGGCACCCGTTACTGCTACATGCTGCCGGAGTCGACCTCCAGCTGGCAGGTGCTGCAGCACGATATCCCGCTGTCGCAGTTCTACCGGGTGGCCAAGGATGATGGGTCCGAATACATCATGGCGGACCTGCGCGCGGTGGTGCACTCGGCCGACATTACGTCGCAAGAGCGGCATGTGCCGGTGATCTTTCCCGGTCGGGCGGGCAATGTGGTGCGCTCGTTCTTCCCGGGCGGCGGCAATGGCGGCTGGTATGTGATCGGCAATTACCTGCAGCCGACCAAAAAGGCGCCGCTCAAAAGCATCACCTACCGGGCGGACGGCAATTTCAACGTCCGTATTCAGGACAAGGACGGATGGCGGTGGTGGTGGATGCTGCCGGCCACCGATGGCGTGTTTTCGACTGTGCAGATTCGCCCCGAGGACGGCACCCTGTCAGGCTACCAGCCCAACGCGGCCGGCCGGCCAAACCCGTCAGCGCCGAACTATGACGAGCTGGCGGAAATGGACATTCTGCTGGACAACGATGCCGACACGAACCTGACGTTTGAGTATTACTGCATCAACGAGCTGCCCGACCTGTATGACGGGGAGGACGGTTACACCATGCTGTACCGGCTCACTCTCAACGGTCAGCAGGCGTTTCGCGGCCTCGTGGGTGATTGTACGGTGGTTGGTTATCGCAACGACTCGTTGGCCTACAGCCCTGGGGTGATTCCGTTTTCCAATATCTACTCGGACGGCACCGAGCAGATTGGCGCGTGGCACGGCATGCCCTATCCCGGTTATCAATACCCGCTGATCTTCTGCCTGGACCCTGACACGTACAGCGTCGAGCTGGGGAACATGGTTGATTTCCTGTACGACTCCCAGCAGTGGTACCAGCAGAAATTCGGTGTCCTCGGACCTGGTGCGGCGGCGTACATCTGGAACCGCTGGGACAACTACCGCTACGGCCCGGCCGACACCTGGACCCAGTATCACTGGGGCGATGGCAACGCCTGGGCCGGCTACCAGCCCAGGGCGATGATGGGCGCCTGCAGGGCGTGGTACGAGCTGGTGCACCGGGGCAAGCCCGTGCCGCCCAAGCTGGTCGCCTACGCCGAGAACTGGCTGCGCTGGCTGGTGCAGTTCGTCAAGGACTCCAAGGGCATCTTGCCGACCGACTTCCCGACCAACAGCGTGCCCAAGCCGGTGGAGGATGACTTCACCGGGCACATGACCGGGCTGTGGCTGGCCGGCGCCTGCCTGGCGGCGATGGCCGGCAGTCAGGTGGCTGACCTGGATGTGCTGATCGAGGCGTGCATGGACGAGCTGCAGGCGAACTACACGGTAACGCCCATTCCTGATCATGCCATGAACGGCAGTTGGACCCCCGACCCGCGCCTGGGTACCGATAACGGCATGTTCTTTGGCTTCTGGGCCGGGGAAATCCTGCGCGGCCTGGGCCTGTACATCCAGTACCGGACCTTGGGCGTCGGGGCCAACATCTACGGCGGGCCTGTGCCCGCTTAG
- a CDS encoding phage tail protein I, which produces MSDTSLLPINRTALEDALAQVGLEPADLANVLRSMKRPETCPADMLPWLAIERSVDRWDPAWSEEIKRKTVRDSFEVHQRKGTIASLRQVISPFADIIDIVEWFDLTPMGPPGTFSLSLALLNTGLSDRGIAELERMILSTKPVSRHLVGLSITYSPNGQFYMGAAVSSGDETEILSADLQAEAFADLELMMLANDLHYFANHRMPELLEKP; this is translated from the coding sequence ATGAGTGACACCAGCCTGCTGCCGATCAACCGCACCGCGCTGGAGGATGCCCTGGCGCAGGTGGGGCTGGAGCCGGCCGACCTGGCCAACGTGTTGCGCTCGATGAAGCGACCAGAAACCTGCCCGGCCGACATGCTGCCATGGCTGGCGATTGAGCGCAGCGTGGACCGCTGGGACCCGGCATGGTCCGAGGAAATCAAGCGCAAGACGGTGCGCGACTCGTTCGAGGTCCACCAGCGCAAAGGCACCATCGCCTCGCTGCGGCAGGTCATTTCGCCGTTTGCCGACATTATCGACATTGTCGAGTGGTTCGACCTGACCCCTATGGGGCCGCCCGGCACTTTTAGCCTGAGCCTGGCGCTGCTGAATACCGGCCTCAGTGACCGTGGGATTGCCGAGCTGGAGCGCATGATTCTGTCGACCAAGCCGGTCAGTCGGCACCTGGTCGGGTTGAGCATCACTTACAGCCCCAACGGCCAGTTCTACATGGGCGCGGCCGTGTCCTCGGGTGACGAAACCGAGATTCTATCGGCCGACCTGCAGGCCGAGGCTTTTGCTGACCTGGAGCTGATGATGCTGGCCAATGACCTGCATTACTTCGCCAACCACCGAATGCCTGAATTACTGGAAAAGCCATGA
- a CDS encoding baseplate J/gp47 family protein: MSTIDLASLPAPTVIEELDFETFYQEGLTGFRALMGNNWNAELLSDPVVKLLERAAYEKVMTRARINDAAKSQFIAFAQGADLDQLAANYNVKRLVIVAEDLSAVPPVAEQLESDESLAERTLLAFEGMAVAGPAGAYEFHARSADGRVADVKASSPSPATVLVSILSRVNGGVATQDLLNKVAQALTPENIRPVGDRVLVKSAELVNYEIEAVLYMFPGAENELALAQAKTSLDTYINAQRRLGRDIRRSAIHAALHVPRVQRVELIKPAADYVIEDHQASNCIGSSVVMGGTDE, translated from the coding sequence ATGAGCACCATCGACCTGGCCAGCCTGCCGGCGCCTACGGTGATCGAGGAACTGGATTTTGAGACGTTCTATCAGGAAGGCTTGACGGGGTTTCGCGCCCTGATGGGCAACAACTGGAACGCCGAGTTGCTATCTGATCCGGTGGTAAAGCTGCTGGAGCGTGCGGCCTATGAAAAGGTGATGACCCGCGCCCGTATCAACGACGCGGCCAAGTCGCAGTTCATTGCCTTCGCTCAGGGCGCCGACCTCGATCAGCTGGCTGCCAACTACAACGTCAAGCGTTTGGTGATCGTGGCGGAGGACCTGAGCGCGGTACCGCCGGTGGCCGAGCAGCTGGAAAGCGACGAATCTTTGGCCGAGCGCACTCTGCTGGCCTTCGAGGGCATGGCGGTAGCCGGGCCGGCCGGCGCGTATGAGTTTCACGCCCGATCCGCCGATGGTCGGGTGGCGGATGTGAAGGCCAGCAGCCCATCGCCGGCCACTGTGCTGGTCAGCATCCTGAGCCGGGTCAATGGCGGGGTGGCTACCCAGGACTTGCTCAACAAGGTTGCCCAGGCGCTGACGCCTGAGAATATCCGGCCAGTAGGTGACCGGGTGCTGGTGAAGTCGGCCGAGCTGGTCAACTACGAGATTGAAGCGGTGCTGTATATGTTTCCGGGTGCCGAAAACGAGCTGGCCCTGGCGCAGGCCAAGACTTCACTGGATACCTACATCAACGCGCAGCGCCGGCTGGGGCGGGATATTCGCCGCTCGGCCATCCATGCCGCGCTGCATGTGCCTCGCGTGCAGCGGGTGGAGCTGATCAAGCCCGCTGCAGACTATGTGATCGAGGACCACCAGGCATCCAACTGCATCGGCTCCAGCGTTGTGATGGGTGGTACCGATGAGTGA
- a CDS encoding GPW/gp25 family protein, whose protein sequence is MIGMDRHTGAVLSGVDHLRQSIVDILTTPVGSRLMRPEYGSKLRRFVDQPVNAGWKSAVQAEAARALQRWEPRLVLQSVQVVSAVGGQIGFRITGTYSEDSVNLEVSI, encoded by the coding sequence ATGATCGGAATGGACCGCCACACCGGCGCCGTGTTGTCCGGGGTCGATCACTTGCGGCAGTCCATCGTGGACATTCTGACCACGCCGGTGGGGTCGCGCCTGATGCGGCCGGAGTACGGCAGCAAGCTGCGCCGGTTTGTCGACCAGCCGGTTAACGCCGGCTGGAAAAGCGCGGTGCAGGCCGAGGCCGCGCGGGCGCTGCAGCGCTGGGAGCCACGCTTGGTCCTGCAGAGCGTGCAGGTGGTTTCTGCAGTGGGTGGTCAGATCGGCTTTCGCATCACTGGCACCTATTCCGAGGACAGCGTGAACCTTGAGGTAAGCATATGA
- a CDS encoding phage baseplate assembly protein V has translation MSYPLAEHDRMIAGMIRKCRVVALDLAADPPVCRVSDGEWTSAWVRWHSLGAAPGARHWLAPGMHEQGVLISTSGDVSQGTFLPGLYSGPAPAPDDRDHVQRWLFEDGGSLTYDWQAKRYSIELPAGQVDIKVGGSVVTVTESAIEAMAPMLRFTGPMLIQGALRVTGDIYGDARIIDTAGNTANHKH, from the coding sequence ATGAGCTATCCGCTGGCTGAGCATGACCGGATGATTGCCGGCATGATTCGCAAGTGCCGGGTCGTGGCGCTCGACCTCGCCGCCGATCCGCCGGTGTGCCGGGTTTCAGATGGCGAATGGACCAGCGCCTGGGTACGGTGGCACAGCCTGGGTGCCGCACCTGGTGCGCGGCACTGGCTTGCCCCTGGCATGCACGAGCAGGGGGTGTTGATCAGTACCAGCGGTGATGTAAGCCAGGGTACATTCCTGCCGGGGCTCTACAGCGGCCCTGCGCCGGCGCCGGATGACCGCGACCATGTCCAGCGCTGGCTGTTCGAGGACGGCGGTTCGCTGACCTATGACTGGCAGGCCAAGCGCTACAGCATCGAGCTGCCGGCCGGCCAGGTGGATATCAAGGTGGGCGGATCGGTCGTTACCGTAACGGAGTCGGCCATTGAGGCGATGGCGCCCATGCTGCGTTTCACCGGGCCGATGCTGATTCAGGGCGCGTTACGCGTAACGGGCGATATCTACGGTGACGCCCGAATCATCGACACGGCCGGCAACACCGCCAACCACAAGCACTGA
- a CDS encoding DUF2190 family protein codes for MAKNYSGTGQTVVIIAPAGGATSGKPLVVNTMVLMPLETAAQGKPVTCRTGDSWNLPAAAGLKLGAKVSVLADGSLVADGTANSTPFGRLLSDESGGFASALLRQ; via the coding sequence ATGGCCAAGAATTACTCGGGCACCGGTCAAACGGTGGTCATCATTGCGCCGGCTGGTGGCGCGACTTCTGGCAAGCCGCTGGTGGTCAATACCATGGTGCTGATGCCGCTGGAGACTGCTGCGCAAGGCAAGCCTGTTACCTGCCGCACCGGCGATTCCTGGAATCTGCCAGCAGCGGCAGGCCTCAAGCTGGGGGCCAAGGTCAGCGTACTGGCGGACGGCTCGCTGGTGGCCGACGGCACTGCCAACTCGACACCGTTTGGCCGACTGCTCAGCGATGAGTCGGGCGGATTTGCCTCCGCTCTGCTGCGCCAGTAA